The DNA sequence ATCCAGCAAAAGCACTCTCGACATGCCGCTCACTTTGTATCCTCTTCAAAATCGAGCGCCGCGGAATTGATGCAATACCGTAACCCGGTGGGGTTGGGGCCATCTTCAAACACATGTCCGAGGTGGGAATCGCACCGGGAACACAACACCTCCGTGCGCACCCTGCCCAAACTGCGGTCCTCTTCCGTTTCGACAGCGTCTTCATTCGCCGGCTGGTAAAAACTGGGCCATCCGCTGCCGGAATCGTACTTGGTG is a window from the Bacteroidetes bacterium SB0662_bin_6 genome containing:
- the msrB gene encoding peptide-methionine (R)-S-oxide reductase MsrB, with the protein product MSRKISKSEAEWKADLSPEQYRILRKKGTEPAFSGAYCDHKGPGSYVCAACGQPLFGSDTKYDSGSGWPSFYQPANEDAVETEEDRSLGRVRTEVLCSRCDSHLGHVFEDGPNPTGLRYCINSAALDFEEDTK